One Alnus glutinosa chromosome 3, dhAlnGlut1.1, whole genome shotgun sequence genomic region harbors:
- the LOC133863305 gene encoding putative UPF0481 protein At3g02645, protein MSSQFHPKFDELQWVIQIRRTLEEEIDQDYGEVPAVCIFNVPKALLATHPDSYTPQQVSLGPYHYCRPELFEMERCKLAAAKTIQKHFQSLKFQNLVDQLIKFEPRIRACYHKYLHFNGETLAWMMAIDASFLLEFLQIYASKEGRVSSRMSHFVDNAILRDMVMLENQIPLFVLRKILEFQFSSLDSADDTLFSMLMGLCKELSPFNLIMEDLPKIQLVSEIAHLLDFLYHMIVPKMEEPSEIFELDVHGKDKSSADSNYVEKLLHEISKLLSKLNRGPIRVVKEVIISRAVKFILKFPLTILSNLPGFAILKQPVEYLFFFQNKEEHKPENDISRSPLVEEITIPSVSDLWKSGVRFLPTKGSISAVAFDIKTSTFYLPTIALDVNTEVVLRNLVAYEASNASGPLVFTRYTELMNGIIDTEEDVKKLREKGIILNRLKSDGEVANLWNGMSKSIRLTKVPFLDKVIEDVNRYYSGRWRVKVGKFLKLYVFEPWQFLTLLAAILLLLLMTLQAFCSIYSSTRILPVKTTQ, encoded by the coding sequence ATGTCATCACAATTCCATCCGAAATTTGATGAGCTTCAATGGGTCATTCAGATCCGTCGTACCCTCGAAGAAGAGATTGATCAGGACTACGGCGAAGTCCCCGCCGTATGCATTTTCAATGTCCCCAAAGCACTTCTGGCTACTCATCCAGATTCTTATACCCCACAACAAGTTTCTCTCGGTCCTTATCACTATTGCCGCCCGGAGCTCTTTGAGATGGAAAGGTGTAAGCTAGCAGCGGCGAAAACCATTCAAAAGCATTTCCAAAGCCTTAAGTTCCAAAATCTCGTTGACCAATTGATAAAGTTTGAGCCAAGGATCCGAGCATGCTATCATAAGTACTTGCATTTCAATGGCGAAACGTTAGCGTGGATGATGGCCATTGATGCATCCTTCTTGCTTGAGTTCCTTCAAATTTACGCCAGCAAAGAAGGAAGAGTTTCCTCTAGGATGTCACACTTTGTGGACAATGCAATTCTGAGAGATATGGTAATGCTCGAGAATCAAATTCCTTTATTTGTATTGAGAAAGATATTAGAATTCCAATTCTCATCACTAGACTCTGCCGATGATACCTTGTTTTCAATGTTAATGGGGTTATGCAAAGAGCTTTCACCCTTCAACTTGATCATGGAAGACCTCCCAAAGATTCAACTAGTCTCAGAAATCGCCCACTTGCTagactttttgtaccacatgaTCGTGCCTAAAATGGAAGAGCCATCGGAAATCTTTGAACTTGACGTGCATGGTAAGGACAAATCTTCTGCAGACTCAAATTACGTAGAAAAACTCCTGCATGAGATTTCGAAGCTACTTTCAAAATTAAACCGCGGCCCAATACGTGTCGTCAAGGAGGTAATAATATCTAGAGCAGTAAAATTCATCCTAAAATTTCCTTTGACAATCCTCTCTAACCTTCCCGGATTCGCAATCTTAAAGCAGCCCGTagagtatttatttttctttcaaaataaagaagaaCACAAGCCTGAAAATGACATTAGCAGATCGCCATTGGTAGAGGAAATCACAATCCCTTCTGTGAGTGATCTCTGGAAATCCGGGGTCCGTTTCTTACCCACAAAGGGTAGCATCTCAGCCGTTGCTTTTGACATAAAAACCTCCACATTTTACCTTCCCACCATTGCTTTAGATGTTAACACAGAGGTGGTTTTGAGAAACTTGGTAGCATATGAAGCTTCGAATGCATCAGGGCCGTTGGTTTTTACGCGTTACACTGAATTAATGAATGGGATTATTGACACTGAGGAGGATGTGAAAAAACTTAGAGAAAAAGGGATCATTTTGAACCGTTTGAAGAGCGATGGAGAGGTGGCAAATCTGTGGAATGGAATGAGCAAGTCTATCAGATTGACAAAAGTGCCATTTTTAGACAAGGTGATTGAAGATGTGAACAGGTACTACAGTGGCAGATGGAGGGTTAAAGTTGGAAAATTCTTGAAGCTTTACGTTTTTGAGCCATGGCAGTTTCTCACATTGCTCGCTGCAATTTTGCTCTTGCTCTTGATGACATTGCAAGCGTTTTGCTCTATTTATAGCTCCACCCGCATACTTCCAGTCAAGACCACACAGTGA